The DNA window TTAACTAAATGCCCCAACACTCCTGCTGCCTCGTGAGTTTTATGTTTCTTATGTTTCTCATGTTCTTCATGTTTTTTATGCTCAGCATGCTCTTTTTCATGACGTTCATGTTCTTCATGCACTTGATGCTCAGCATGTTCTTTTGCATGCTTTTTCTTCTCACTTTGTGTTTCAAACCACTTCGCTACCCCTTCCTGTCGTTTTGCAAGCTCAGCATCACGTGTTGCTTTGTCAGGACCTTCCACAACAAAGAGTTTGAGAATATACCAAATAATCGCAATAACCACAATTGCTTCCGAATAATAAATAAATTCAGCTAAAGATCCAACTAAAGGTGACGCAAATGCAACCCCTGTTGAAGGCGATCCCAGTAATACATTTGCCATCGCAGTTAAAATCCATAATAACAAGAAACACAACACTATTTTCATAAACACCGTGCCGCGTGTCTCATCTTTCTTATCAGCAGGATATTTCCACGCCAACATAAACAAACCCACAATCGGAGCGCCAACCAGTAAAAATGCAATGGCTGTTGTCCAACCCGTTCCTGCAGCCAAAACAACTGGATCTGGCATAAAATACATACTAATAATAGTTAATGCAAGTGAAATTAACGTCGCATGACTTCTGCTAAAAAACATCATCGGCGCTTTGCCATCTTTACCACCTAGACCCGTGATAACTGCAAAGAAAAGGATAAACGTGACTAAGCCAAACAAAATGCGTGTAAACCAAATCAGCGTATTGCCGGTCAAACCTAACGCCGTAGGGTTGCCTACCATCAAAATTTTTTGACCAATACCACTTAAAATTCCCGACATCCCAGAACCGGTAGATGTTGGCGATGTTGGAGCTGGTAACTGCGCCATAACAAAAGGCACTGCTAGCATCAGAATAAGTACAAATACAACCCAGCCTCTTTTCATGAGAACAAAGGAAGAAAAATGAGTATATAAGATTTCCTAAATTTAACAGATGAGTTCAACACTACGAAGTCGCAGCTGCTTTTGGATTCTCTTCTTCTTTTGGTATCTCTTCTTCCAACCGTCCCCACACTTTCAGATAACTCAAATCTTTCTGATACTTCTTAAACACCACCAGCAGAGATCGTAACGCCGTGTTGATTTTGACTTCTTGTTTTTCCACCGCAGCTAAGTCGACTTTGATGAGCACATTATAAACATAAGAAATAATTTGTGTAGCCATGCTCTCAATGTCAGCCTTAGTCATTTGTAACGTGGTATTATCATATGCTCTGATTGTTTGACCATCACCCTCAAAGATCTTTTTTAACGGGTCTTTCATTGGGCCTTCATTATGGTATATAAAAGACCCGAGACATAGATGAAGAATTTTAAAACATCTCACAATGGTATTACCTAAAACAACATCTTTCATCTTAACAAAAGTTTTCTTAATCTCTTCATGAGCCGCAAGAATAGCCGCTTCCTGCGTCTCAATTGCATCGAGATCTTTCTTGACAAGTAATCCTGTTTGTTGAAGTGCAGCGATAGCTCGTTTTGCTTCTGATTCCTGAACACGTGTCACACGATTCACTCGCCCAACTAACTCACGTTCCGCTGCATTTAATTCATTGATAAACCGTTCTCGAACATTACTCATCTGTCGAAAATCAAACCGAGTGTTTTGATTATCCACTGCATTCTCGAATGGCGTTACAAATTGAGTTTTTAGAAATTTTTTCACATTCTCAACCATCTTATATTCTTTCATCTCTTCAATATATTCAGATAAAAGTCGCTTCTGTTCACGATCGAGTTCTTTTGCTGCAGCTTTCGCTGCCTTTTTGGTAGCTTTCTTTTTAGCAACACCAGCCGGAGAAGTAGTATCTACGGGAGTAGAAACAGGGATAGGTTTAAACAAACGTCTAACTAACGGTACCTTACCAAAAACTGCACGCAAAAATCCCATCATCAACCTCTTATAGCACCCAATGAGTAAAAAGAACTATATAAGATTTATGGGAGTTACCCTCGAACATCTTTCACCTCACGGCGAGGGAAGAACTTAAACCAGACTTTATGTTCAGGAAGATGATGTTCAAACTTCCTGTAAATCACAAGTAATTCACGTACATTTGTATTGATATCTTTTTCGATTTGTGCTGCCTTTTGAACCAAACCTAGTACCCCCTCCTCTTTTGAAAAAGTATCCACTATCACCAAACAATCAGTCACCAACGTACTAAAATAAGTGGGATCTTCTCCACGGCGAGGCTTAGCTACTTTTTTACCAGCATTTCCTTTTTGAACTAAAACTTTCTCACTCCATGTTCTGACATGACGAAAAGGATCAGCATTTAACACTATGTCTTGAATATGACGTAAAATCGTCTCTAACTCTGCATGCTTCTCCAGAATCAACCGTTCATAAGTCTCGATCTTCAAACGATCTGCTTTATCTAAAAGACCGGCATCATGTAATTGATTCTCCAGCAGCGTAGATGTTTCATATTGACGAGAACGATTTCTCCTCGAACGAGAACTCTCTACTTTTTGTATTACTTCCCGAATTTTACCAACAATACCTTTCTCACCTAACGCCGCGGCAAGCTGATCAACATCCACAATAGGAATATCAGAATCAGCACAATTACGAATAGGAATCAGAAAAACAGAACAATACGCCTCAAAATGACGAACCGCAGTGAGTATTTCCTGCTCAGTAAGATAGAGGCTCAACGTAAGTTTCAACTCTCGAGACAGCGTTGCAGACGCACGAACAGCCGTTTCTCGCTGCAATCTAGAAGATGCACCACCTAAAGCACTTTCACCAACACCACCCTTCCATCTTTCTCTTTCAGGTATTTTTCTAAACAATCCCATGGCATCACTTCAAGACAATTAAGCAGAACCACCAGAATGCTTTACCCCATTTAAAATTGATACTAATCCTTGGATATTAATATTTGCCCTTTCCTCAGCAGTAGCCAGATCACGAAGAGAATTATCTCTTATGTATTTTAATTCATCAATTAACTCACTCAATTCTTTATTTGGAGAGGTAGAAATACCCAATCTAGGTTTAAACGCTTTTTCAAACCATTTTTTACTTTTATCAATATGAGTGAGGATACCACCTAACTGCTGCCGAAGTTCTTCATGAACACGAAGTATCTCCTGGAGTGGAACTTCTGCTCGGTCATGAATCTCCTGCGTAATCGCCCCATCTTCTAATAATTTTTGTAATAATTGTTGTGCTGATTCTTCTTGTCGAGCAGTACTGCGAGTCAATCTTCCAGATAAAAAAAATCCTCGGTCTACTGCTCGATGAGCTTTTTTCACTTCATCTAAAAGTTTTTTGAGATATTCATTTCCCGGTTTAAAATTAATATATGTAACACGACCAGTTCTTTCAACTGGATTAAAGACAGCCAAATTTTCATCACTCAAAAGATCATAAATTTCCTTTAGCAGCTTGGTCATCTTCACTTCTTCAAGATACTCATTCAAAAGATTCTTCTCTTCTCTGTCTTCTCCTTCCCCAAGATCTTCCTCTGCACTTTCAATAGCTTCAACTTCTTCATCACTTGCCCCTTGAGCTTTCGCTTTTGCCGCAGCATCTTTATCCAACGGATTGATACCTCTTCTCTTAAACAAACTACCTATACCCTCTTTAGCTTTATCAAACGCTGCAGGAATATTATGGTCTTCATGTATTCCCCCTTTCGCGTGCGTGCTAAACGCAGAGCCAATGGATACCAAAGCGAGAATAACCAAACCAGCCCCAGTTAATCCAGAGAATACAGTACCCTCTAAAAATTGAGCAAGCTCAGCAGAATCACCACTTGCTGCGCCAAAAGTTCTACGTACCCAGAACCACATAACCACAATCGTAACCATAATTGCTGCACGAACCCAAGGATGCTCATCAAAGAACCAATATAACAACCCCAACATGATAAATGGCAGCACCACTAACGCTGTTGAAAACAACGTAACATATTCTGTTGCCGCAACAAAAATAACATTCATGGGCATCAACACCCAACTTAAACTCACGATTGCAAACGCAATAATAAACGCATATCCAGGAGGAATACCTACTTTCTCAGAAATACCATACGCAGCAACACCAAGAATACCCAAAATAACAAGAATGACCAGACCAACTTGAGGAATGACTGGTTTATCTAAAAGACCAATATCAACAAGCCAATTCAGAGTAAGAAAATTATCCGCATTAGACGCAGAGAGACCAAGAGCATGCGCAACCCACGTAAAAGGATCAGTTGGATCACCAACCGCTGCTAAAACAGAGGGAACAAACAGCGAACCAACTAGCAGTAAGAGTAATACTAAAGATACACTACGCTTTATCATCTATCTGTCCTCTTTATAGTAACAAAAAGATTCTTTTAGGGTATTTAAACTTTTAGGGAAAGAGAAAATGGTGTTAGAAACAAATGAACCGTAAAAAGAAACTGCTACCCACACAAATATATCATGAAACCATGCGAGATCAGAGTATGCCCATAAAGTAATTGAATTTACAAGAAGAAATACGTAATGTTAATGAAAATAATCAATAAAAATAATTCTTAAATAATAAACAAAATAAAACCTACGCTGTAGCTTCTAAAAACTTTTTCAAGTCAGCCTCAAGACTAATTACCAGCTTATCAGCCTCTTTCTCTGCTGTTTCTGTTTTCTCAATCAGCCTTTCCCCATCCTCAGTTCTAAAACTAGCCCACAATTTAACAAGTCTTTCTATAACCCCATCAAATTGTAATTTCAAGGTTATGGCTGCGTTATCTGCATTAGGATAGGTAAGTTTACCACCAACATGTTGAGTTTTCGTTTGAACATCAGCCACTCGAGCATAATCAGCAGAAGTCTTACCTTTTAATACTTTAATCAATCTGAGTAATTCATCCCACTCTTTTCTAATATGTTTTTCATATTCTGTATGTAACGCGTTAAGATTATCTTTGACTTTTTTATGTTCAACAAGAATTAATCTTTCTTTGGCTTTCAAATCTGAAGACTGTTTAGAGGTTAGAATACCCTCCGCATCTTCAATAAACGCAAACCCAGTACTTTCCTGACGTCGAGTAATCTGTTCTAAACTATCAAGTCGATCAAGAGCTTGACCAAGAGTGCTCTCCAATTGACTAAATGGATCTTCTAACTCTTTTGGATCCCAAACCTGTAAATTAGTACCAGCTGTTGCTTTGCTATATTCTTGATTCAGAGTAGCAATTCCTTTTTGTAATCCCTCTTTTACTGCTCCCCAAGCATGCTGTAATTGTTGAATATAAACTACTTCATCATTTTCGAGAATTTGTTCTTTGACCAATCTCACTTCTGCACGTTGAGCATCATCTCTTGCTGCTCTCACTCTCTTCTCTAATTTTTTATTCTCGACCACTAATGCAGCATGTCCTGCCTCCCCAGCAACCCCATGCCCCGCAGCAGCCCCACCATGTCCGCCTGCAGCTCCTGCTTCTCTTGGTCCACGCATCGCATTCCCAAACCCTTCTTTGGCTTTCTTTAATCGATCCATAATGGAACCAGCATCTGCATTCACACCCGGTTTACTATGTGAGCCCAGTGCTGCCAAAAATGAACCTAATGCTACAAAGACCATCACGGTAACTATCCATCCGGAAAATAAAGTATCTTTAATAGTAGTATACGCAGGACCAGTTAGCCCCGTAGAACTTCCCACAGACGCAGCACCATTAAAGATAGAACGAGATTGTAACCATAACACAATAATAAGGAGGATAATAAAGAACCGAGCCCACGGCATTTCATCTAAAAACCAATACGCAATCCCTAAAAGCACCAAAGGTAACGCAATCAAGATAAACGAAAATAAAGTAACATATTCTGCACCCGCAACAAAAATAATTGTGCGAGGCATAAGAACTGCACTTAACGCAACGACAAAAAACGCAATCATGAAACAATACCCTTGCGGGATTCCCACTTTAAAAGAAAGACCATACGCCGCAACACCAAGAATGAGCAACATTAACAATATGACAAAACCCATTGGGGCATCAACGGGAGCATCGAGCAACCCTATTTTTTGCAACCAAGTAAGCTGTAAAAATTCTTGAAACGCATTCGGAGTGCCAGCAGCAGCAGGAGTAGTACCAAGAGGACAACCCGTTAAAAATAATGATAAAGCTAAAAGAGTAATTACCAAAAACGTTGAAACACGTTGAGTCATCTATACACCTCTAATTAAATCAAAATGAAAGAAACAAGGTATTTAAAGATTTCGACGACCCAATACAGCTAAGAAAACTATTTAGACGGCCCAGTACCTGCTAAATTTTTAAGATATTCCTGAACTTTCAAAAAATCAAAATCTAATCTTGCTGCCATTTTCCGATATAATGCAGGCATATTCTGCTCTCCTCTCACAAAAGGAGCTGTTGCAAAATCTAACATAGTGCTACATAACGCAGAAAGATCCTTTTCTTGCCCTTTATCAACATAAAAAAATGTTGAATGGGGATAAAGCAGAGTTAATTGCTCTGCAAGATCATGAGCCTCTTGCCCAAACCCTGAACGAATAACAACAACACCAAAAGACCCATTATAAAGTAAAGGACTAGATTCCCCCGTAAGCCGAGCCAAAGCAGCACCCTTACTTTGTGCAGGAACTGCCCGTGCTGTGGCAATAATTTGTCTTACTCTCTGACCTCGTTCACCTAAAGAATTAAGCAAAACTTCATCCAGAGCAGTATCAGAAGAAAGTATCGAAGAAGCAAGAGCAGCATGATCAAACCCACCTAAATAATGATCTAATTTAGTATTACGAAAAAGAGCTGGTAAAGGAGCAGTTTGACGATGACCAAAACCCTTTCTTCCCTCAGCTTGATGCATATAAATATCAAAAACACCTAAAAAACGATTCTCGGTAGGACTAGCATGTTTTCGTGCAACAGAATATGATTTATCCGTTGGTCCTTTTCCAAAATCCTGACCAAACCAACGATCAACAACGCCTTCAAACGCAGGAACACTCTCACTAATAACGACTGGATCAAGAAGAACATGTCGAGAACCATCGCCTTTCCAAGCATCATAAGCTCTTTGAAAACTTGACTTAAGCAACGCTTGTTGACCTTCATTATCTTCTACAACCCCGCTGCGAAATTGAATATAGGAAACCATGTTTTACTCGCAAGTGATAACTATTTTAAATAGATTTCGTCTAAAAAAACAAAACACAAAGAACAACCAATTTTTCGGCAAAAATTTATAAATTATAGCCACTATAGCTGCTATATGAACACCACAATCCAACTTAGTAAAGAAACAAAAGACCTCATTAATACATTTGGAACTAAGGAAGACACATATGACACTATTCTAAGAAAAATGTATGATCTTGCTGTAAAAGAACAGTTACGCGATTTCTTATTTTCTCAAAAAAATACTATCTCTCTTGAAGAAGCACGAAAACGACATAAAGAACGATGGCAAGAATAGAGATCGTTGAAAGCCTATTTGAAGAAATAGAGAAGAAATTCAAACGAGATGCATCGAAGGTATTCGACTTAATTGAAGAGATAGGAGACAACCCACATAAAGGAAAAGTATTATGTTCGGTAGCGGGCATTCTCATTAAAGAAATCAAATATAACGGCTTTCGTTTCTATTTTATTGTTGATGGTTTCAAATTGAAATGCCTTAATGAAAAAGAACTAATTGAGCTCCTAATTATGTTCGTAAGAATGTCAGATAAAAAAGCACAACAGAGAGTAATAGAAGAGATTAAACAGGTTTTGACTACAATTGGAAGTAGTGGATTTAAATAGAAATTTTACCACCCATCCCGAAATCTTTATAAATAACCCCCATTGACAACCCGCTATGACACATATTTTGCAAGTCAACCCATCTCGCTTAAACAGCCGCGTCGCAGCGGAACTCAAAAAACAACAGCTTGTCAAACCGACAACCTGGTCTGCTTTTGTTAAAACTGGTCATCACAAAGAACGAACCCCTGATAGCCCAGACTGGTGGTACTTCCGTTCAGCAGCAATTTTACGTGCAATTGCAAAACTTGGTCCAGTTGGTACCGAAAAACTTCGCACCAAATATGGTGGCAAGAAAAACCGTGGCCATAAACCAGGCAAAACTTACAAAGCATCCGGTTCAATCATTCGTCACATTCTTCAACAACTTGAAAAAGCGCAACTCATCAAACAAGCAGATAAAGGAGTACATAAAGGTCGCATTTTGACACCAAAAGGCACTTCTCTTGTTGATAAAATTGCAGTGCAAATCGCAAAAGAAGAACACAAAGAACAAAAGCAATAGGCAAGTCGTATGGCAACAAACAAACATCCCTCTCGTAAAAAACGCTTAATCAAACTTGGTACACAAACCAAATGGGCTCCTTTCTGGACCGTCTTTAAGATTAACGGAAAAGGACAAAAAGTCCACCCGTCTCGCCACACCGCAATCAAACGCAACTGGCGCAGAACTAAAACGAAAGCATAAATACATACCATGGCAACCAGCAAACCTACTCTTGAACGCGTATACAATGTTCCTCTACGTAAAGAATATCAAAAATCTCCTCGTTGGAGACGAACCAAAAAAGCAGTTAACGCACTTCGAGAATTTCTTCAAAAGCATATGAAATCAGAAGACGTTAAAGTAGGTAAAGAAGTAAATGAATTACTCTGGCAACATGGTATTCGTAATCCTCCTCATCACATCAAAGTAACCGTTACGAAAGATGACAAAGGTGTTGTACGAGCAGAATTATTTGGACTAAAAAAAGAAGAACCAAAAGCGAAAGCTCCTGCTAAAAAAACGCCAGTCAAAAAAGCAGCTCAAGTAAAAGAAGCAGTAACCGAGCAATGAATTTAATTTAGTTAATGAAGAGTGGGTCGGTGTGTAAACCATGACACAAGTCCCATTCAACAAAGCTTTTTCTGTAAGTAAAATCGCTGATCCCGATATCAATTTCTTAGGAAAACCAGTAGATGCAAAATCAGGAATGGGAAAAATATACTATCAGGGAAATATCGGGCACAAGGTAATAGTAATTCAAAAAGATACACCTATGCAGACCCCCTCGCCAGGAACAAAGCTCGAAGTCAAAGTCGATCTTGTAACACCTATAGCTTCATTACTCAAGATAGACGATAACCCTGTAGTCCTTGATCACCAATCGACCTACTGGTTTCAACAATCAATACGAGAAGCATTCACAAACGCTGCCGCGCAAGTATCACCAGCAACACCAAAAAAAGTTCATGATTTTTATTTTACCTTTGACCTGCAACAACAATTGTGCGGTGTTCTAAAACAAGAGTTTATTCCAGGCTATACTTTGCGTGAATATGTCAATGATTTTGACTTTGCGTTAAAATATCTTTTTCTATGTACGCCCCATTCCCTTGCTCGAAGATATGTCTCAACCTCTGCAAAAATTTTCCTCTCACTCATCGAAAAATTAGAACGACTTCATCAAAACGGCATAGTTCATCACGACATTAAACCAGATAACATAGTTATTGCATCAAGTACCTCTGCGCCAACTAATTCCTCAACAGACGCAGTACAGGCGCATCTTATCGACTTTGGAATTGCAACAATACCTCCCCGGCTCTATTCACCTTGCCCAGAAATAGGACTCACTTCAGAATTATATGCCATTATGAGATCCTCACTAAAACAAAAAGGCACCAAACCTCAAGAATTACAAGAGATAGGGTCCTATGGCTATACTGCCCCAGAACTTGCGCGTGCGCAAAGCATCGGCACAGATTTATCTGACTATTTTAGTTTAGGCATCACGGTATGGGAAACATTCATGAGAACACAAGCATTTCCTGCAAGGGATTATCAACCCATGCAACAATTCGATGCATCAAAAACACAAACCCTACTAGATCGTATTGAGACAATTCACTATCTTTCTCAAACTGGAAAACTGGCGCTACAATCCGCCATTAGCTACTCGGTTGTAGAAGACCCGAGCAAAAGAAACAAAGAGGGATTTAGACAAGCATTAGAAATATTGGCAACATGCCCCACAAATCTACATTAATTGTCTAACCTTTTTGTTAACCAATATGAAACAACAGCACCATTTTTACTAAAGTAGTTAAAGTGGACTAAAGTATTAAAAATACACTAGATTCAACAGAGTCAAAGTCAATATACAAAAATATAACTAAATCATAAATCTATAACATAACATTCACAAATTACAAAAAAAAAATGCAAAATTAAAATTTTAAAAAATGAATTCTCTCACTCCCAAACGCCAAATTTTTATCAAAAAAGCTGAAACAGGAACATTCGGCAAATCACCACAGCAACGTTCAACCACAGAACTCTGTACCTATGGTATTATCAACCTTGATAAACCAAAAGGACCAACAAGCCACCAAGTCTCAGACATGGTGCAAAAAATACTTCATATCACCAAAGCTGGTCATTCTGGAACTCTTGACCCCCAAGTAACTGGCGTGCAACCCGTAGGCATTGGTCGCGCCACCAGAATAACTGAATTCCTTCTCACTGCACCAAAAGAATACATCTGCCTTATGCACTTGCATAAACTCATTGAACCAGAAATACTCCATCAAACTCTTGAAAAGTTTAAAGGTAAAATCGAACAACTCCCCCCTATCAAAAGCGCAGTAAAACGCCAATTACGCACTCGAGAGATTTATGAACTCGAAGTTCTTGAAATCAAAGACCAAGACGTATTATACCGCGTTAAATGCCAAGCGGGAACCTACATTCGAAAAATTTGCCACGATATCGGTCAGGAATTAGGATGTGGCGCCCACATGGTCCAACTACGTCGTACGCAAGCTGGCCCTTTTACTGAAAAAGATAGTCTAGTTACACTCAACGATCTAGAAGACGCATATTTCTTTTATCAAGAAAATGGAAATGATACCTTCCTTCGATATTGCATCCAACCTATTGAAAACGCGCTGACCCATATCGCCAAATGCTGGATCTTCGACACAACTATTGAAAGTGTTACCCATGGACGTGATGTCGCCGTTCCCGGCATTAGCAAATTAGAAAATTTCCGCAAAGCAGAAACTGTCGCCGTACTTACCTTGCAAGGCGAGCTTGTTTGCATCGGCGAAGCTTTAATGTCTGCCGTAGAAGTAAATACTAAAGAAAAAGGCATCGCCATTAAAGTGCAAAAAGTCTTTATGGAACCAGTGATCAAACCAAAAGAAGAAAAAACTGAATAGTTACAGACTACCCAAAAACGGAGTTAAATCTTTATAATTAGTACTAATCTTTTTCATCACTTTCTTCATTAAAAGATTGAACAACCTCAAATACATCTGGAAAATATCCTTCAATTACTCTCACAAATTCCTCGAATGTAGTATATTTATACGCAGCAAACCCAAATTCTCCTGCTGCCTCAACATTAGAAGAGGTATCATCAAAGAAAAGAACTTTTTCTTCAGAATCATACCCTAACGTATTGAGTTTGGAAAAAACGTGTTCATAGAAAGCAGAATGGGGCTTAGCAACACCTAAATCACAAGAAGAAAACATTCCATCAAACAGTTCACTAAAATTCATCTCATGACGCAAATAATCAGCCCGATATTTCTCTTGATTCGTAACTAAAAAACATTTAACACCTAAAGAACGTAATAGACCAACCAAGCGAAGAAGTTCCTGATGAGGATTATTTTCAGCATGAAACCAAAATTCTAAAAATTCATCCACCGTACCATCAAAATTCCAACCAGCAAGATAGGGAGCAATAACTTTTTTCAAATCAGCCTTTCCCACAACACAATCAAGAAATGGACCTTTGAAAAATGGAAGCATTTTCTCTTCTTCAATACCATACTTTTCACTATATGGAATACTAAACCGTTTTTTGGTAATCACCACACCATCAACATCAAAAAGGATACATTTCGTATTCATTAAATCACCATGAGAAGTAGATAGATTATTCTTTTATAAAAATTTAGTAACTTTCAGCCCTGTCCTGATTGTAATGAGTGTCAAACACAAACCAATAAAGCTAAAGAAAAAGTCAAAGAAAAACGTGAAGATTATTTATTTGATTTCACCATTTATTCTACTTCAATTTATTCTACTTCAATTTATTTTACTTCAATTACTTTTCCTTTTGGTCCAGGATTAAGAATAATCGAATGCCCCAACTTCTCAATCACCCCAGCCGTCTCATGTAAATGCCCGCACACCACCACTTTAGGATTAATTCTCTCAATAAATTTGCGATAATCTTTATTTCCCACATGGCGATCATACAAATAATCTACTTTAAGACCAAACGGTGGACCATGTGTAAAGAAAATAATTTTTCTCCCGTTATACAAACTATACCACTCTCTCGCTACTGCCCTAAACACAGCATCTTCCTGCGCAAAACCGCCGCCACCATATCCCAATAACACAAAACCATCAAGCTCCAGCGCTTTCCGATCCAAATTAACACAATAAGGATAAAATTCAACTGCCGAAGATAATAACGCCCCGCCTTCTTCATGATTACCAGGAATAACATAAAATGGTTTTTCAAGATCATTAAATGCTTTAAGAACAACTTGTAATCCCCTGCCAAAAGTAGAAATATCTCCTGCGCAAAGAACAAAATCAATATCAGGTTTCGCCGCGCGTTCAACCAAGCAAGCGAGCATTTCCCGATCCTGATGAATATCAGTAAACGTAAGAAATTTCATAGAAAAAAAGAAAATAAGAATTCAAATGAATTCTTCTTATTCTGCATCAGCAGAAACTTGTTGATCTACAGCTTCAGGAGCGCGAACGGGCTCATCAACGATTGGTTCTTCACCATCGATAGGAGCATCTTTAAGTTCAAGAACTCGTACAGAAACTTCTTTTGTTAAGTAAATTTTACTTAAGCGTTTTTTAAGAGCAGATTGAAGTTTGCGAGTAACCAAATTAGCAATAAATCCATCAAACGTAGATCGAGCAAGTTCTTCAGTATAGAAAGCAACAATTTCACGACGCAATGCGCTGCGAACAGAACGTTGAACACGATGAGCCACAACTGTGAAACTCTTAAGGACAACATCTTGACCACTGCGAGTTTTGATAGTCATAACATCATCAAGACGTGAACTATTTTTTCGCACAACTCGTTTTACATAAGTTGGAGAAAGGATATAACCAATGGTTGCAGTTCGCAATTGAGTGCCATCGGCGCGGGTAATCTTGAACATAACGTCATAACTTTGATCTTTAACATTACCAGTAAGTTCCTTAAGGTTGATCATAAC is part of the Candidatus Woesearchaeota archaeon genome and encodes:
- a CDS encoding 30S ribosomal protein S19e; its protein translation is MTHILQVNPSRLNSRVAAELKKQQLVKPTTWSAFVKTGHHKERTPDSPDWWYFRSAAILRAIAKLGPVGTEKLRTKYGGKKNRGHKPGKTYKASGSIIRHILQQLEKAQLIKQADKGVHKGRILTPKGTSLVDKIAVQIAKEEHKEQKQ
- a CDS encoding 60S ribosomal protein L31, with the translated sequence MATSKPTLERVYNVPLRKEYQKSPRWRRTKKAVNALREFLQKHMKSEDVKVGKEVNELLWQHGIRNPPHHIKVTVTKDDKGVVRAELFGLKKEEPKAKAPAKKTPVKKAAQVKEAVTEQ
- a CDS encoding RNA-guided pseudouridylation complex pseudouridine synthase subunit Cbf5, yielding MNSLTPKRQIFIKKAETGTFGKSPQQRSTTELCTYGIINLDKPKGPTSHQVSDMVQKILHITKAGHSGTLDPQVTGVQPVGIGRATRITEFLLTAPKEYICLMHLHKLIEPEILHQTLEKFKGKIEQLPPIKSAVKRQLRTREIYELEVLEIKDQDVLYRVKCQAGTYIRKICHDIGQELGCGAHMVQLRRTQAGPFTEKDSLVTLNDLEDAYFFYQENGNDTFLRYCIQPIENALTHIAKCWIFDTTIESVTHGRDVAVPGISKLENFRKAETVAVLTLQGELVCIGEALMSAVEVNTKEKGIAIKVQKVFMEPVIKPKEEKTE
- a CDS encoding HAD-IA family hydrolase; the protein is MNTKCILFDVDGVVITKKRFSIPYSEKYGIEEEKMLPFFKGPFLDCVVGKADLKKVIAPYLAGWNFDGTVDEFLEFWFHAENNPHQELLRLVGLLRSLGVKCFLVTNQEKYRADYLRHEMNFSELFDGMFSSCDLGVAKPHSAFYEHVFSKLNTLGYDSEEKVLFFDDTSSNVEAAGEFGFAAYKYTTFEEFVRVIEGYFPDVFEVVQSFNEESDEKD
- a CDS encoding metallophosphoesterase; the protein is MKFLTFTDIHQDREMLACLVERAAKPDIDFVLCAGDISTFGRGLQVVLKAFNDLEKPFYVIPGNHEEGGALLSSAVEFYPYCVNLDRKALELDGFVLLGYGGGGFAQEDAVFRAVAREWYSLYNGRKIIFFTHGPPFGLKVDYLYDRHVGNKDYRKFIERINPKVVVCGHLHETAGVIEKLGHSIILNPGPKGKVIEVK